The proteins below are encoded in one region of Sminthopsis crassicaudata isolate SCR6 chromosome 1, ASM4859323v1, whole genome shotgun sequence:
- the TMEM119 gene encoding transmembrane protein 119 translates to MAPLVTGILLLLLPLLRAPVTPAHSVLVQAAVLEDSGGSGELEGSSASSPSLPPPRTPALSPTSVGPRPTPMAGPSPPTNFLDGIVDFFREYMLLIAVVGSLVFLLLFIICAAVIVQQKHKASAYYPSSFPKKKYVDQSDRTGGTRAFSEVPDKAPDARPDDAAVDASRQLQADILAATQNLKSPTKGPLANGDGVKMEEKEGRKKDEDEGAEEEARGQGGPKEKPEAASGEAAEPSRPSGAEATAEEPPAVGLDHGEREGAPSLPQEAGEAAVLPVPEGPCACGSPSPEVEQASGLQ, encoded by the coding sequence ATGGCCCCGTTGGTGACCGGCATCCTCCTGTTGCTCCTGCCCCTCCTGAGGGCCCCGGTCACCCCGGCCCACTCGGTGCTGGTCCAGGCCGCCGTCCTGGAGGACAGCGGGGGCAGCGGGGAGCTGGAGGGGTCTTCGGCTTCCTCCCCCAGCCTCCCCCCACCCCGGACCCCGGCCCTCAGCCCCACCTCGGTGGGGCCCCGGCCCACGCCGATGGCAGGGCCCTCGCCTCCCACCAACTTCCTGGACGGGATTGTGGACTTCTTCAGGGAGTACATGCTGCTCATCGCCGTGGTGGGGTCCCTGGTCTTCCTGCTCCTGTTCATCATCTGTGCGGCCGTCATCGTCCAGCAGAAGCACAAGGCCTCCGCCTACTACCCGTCCTCCTTCCCCAAGAAGAAGTATGTGGACCAGAGTGACAGGACCGGGGGCACCCGGGCCTTCAGCGAGGTTCCCGACAAGGCCCCCGATGCCCGCCCGGACGACGCTGCAGTAGACGCCTCCCGCCAGCTCCAGGCGGACATCCTGGCCGCCACTCAGAATCTCAAGTCTCCAACCAAGGGGCCCTTGGCCAACGGGGACGGAgtcaagatggaggagaaggagggaagaaagaaggatgaggatgaggGTGCTGAGGAGGAAGCCCGAGGCCAGGGGGGCCCCAAAGAGAAGCCAGAGGCCGCCTCCGGGGAGGCTGCTGAGCCGAGTCGTCCGTCAGGGGCCGAGGCCACGGCAGAGGAGCCGCCGGCCGTTGGGCTGGACCATGGTGAGCGGGAGGGCGCTCCCTCATTGCCACAAGAAGCTGGGGAAGCCGCCGTTCTCCCCGTCCCCGAGGGTCCTTGTGCCTGCGGCAGTCCCTCTCCAGAGGTCGAGCAAGCCAGCGGCCTTCAGTGA